A single Paenibacillus sp. FSL R5-0517 DNA region contains:
- a CDS encoding ATP-binding protein: MTIHEQQVDPTRAIYSYDEQHDTRIRVEGYAIYSRLIRGISEALHQRYGIEYKLYASSDPNNEYWELLREDLQNGSTEVELVSRIFEDLELQTLHYDDDGDVPTYGVHYSIRNNVFAYPKWGVALVRVPFFRENGIYSEDFVFAVGDEEMKQFLGSVRERERQQNMKKVTVYTDARNGSDRHVESITRSVGREDVVLSAQIKQDIFRSLDQFFEADRSFYRDYDIPYKRGILLYGHPGNGKTTLVKSIAGSIPGPAAYWQITEYTNSESVREVFEAAKRLAPMVLIIEDIDSMPDEVRSFFLNTLDGATSKEGIFLIGTTNYPEKIDPGLMNRAGRFDRAYEIPLPDEALRLQYLRQRGFTVFAGEEGTVEAARLTDTFSLAQLGELYVSAALEWHQNGQTDIVKVIQSMRGELDKSHKHTWLAQPGKGRAGFY, translated from the coding sequence ATGACAATACACGAACAACAAGTGGATCCTACGCGTGCGATTTATAGCTACGACGAACAACATGATACCCGTATTCGAGTGGAAGGGTACGCCATCTATTCAAGGCTGATTCGTGGCATCAGCGAGGCGCTACATCAGCGATATGGGATTGAATACAAACTGTATGCCAGTTCTGACCCGAACAATGAATATTGGGAGTTACTCCGGGAAGACTTGCAAAATGGAAGTACCGAAGTGGAATTGGTATCCCGCATTTTCGAGGATCTGGAGCTTCAGACGTTGCATTACGATGATGATGGTGATGTGCCCACGTATGGTGTGCACTACTCCATCCGCAACAACGTATTTGCCTATCCAAAATGGGGCGTTGCACTTGTGCGGGTTCCATTTTTCAGAGAGAACGGGATCTATAGCGAAGACTTTGTATTTGCTGTCGGGGATGAAGAGATGAAGCAATTTCTCGGAAGTGTCCGGGAACGGGAACGTCAGCAAAATATGAAAAAAGTGACGGTGTATACCGATGCCCGCAATGGCAGCGACCGTCATGTCGAATCGATTACTCGCTCCGTGGGAAGAGAGGATGTTGTTCTCTCTGCACAGATTAAACAGGATATTTTCCGCTCGCTGGATCAGTTCTTCGAAGCGGATCGTTCCTTTTACAGAGATTACGATATCCCGTACAAACGGGGCATTCTATTGTATGGACACCCCGGAAACGGTAAGACCACATTGGTGAAATCCATTGCAGGAAGTATCCCGGGACCGGCTGCGTATTGGCAGATAACGGAGTATACCAACAGTGAATCGGTGCGTGAAGTGTTCGAGGCTGCCAAGCGACTCGCACCGATGGTACTGATCATTGAGGACATCGATTCGATGCCGGATGAGGTTCGTTCCTTTTTCCTGAATACATTGGATGGAGCTACGTCCAAAGAAGGCATTTTCTTGATCGGGACAACGAATTATCCTGAGAAAATCGATCCTGGCCTTATGAACCGTGCTGGACGGTTTGACCGGGCTTACGAAATTCCGTTGCCAGATGAAGCACTGCGCCTGCAATATTTACGCCAACGAGGCTTCACCGTATTCGCGGGTGAAGAGGGCACGGTAGAAGCAGCTCGTCTGACCGACACGTTTTCTCTTGCACAGCTAGGTGAGTTGTATGTGAGCGCTGCGCTGGAATGGCATCAGAATGGACAGACCGACATTGTAAAAGTCATTCAGTCGATGCGTGGCGAGCTGGATAAGAGTCACAAACATACGTGGCTGGCGCAGCCAGGTAAGGGCCGTGCAGGCTTTTATTGA
- a CDS encoding RtcB family protein, which translates to MNTDFNLFNDPNENAGGYRHEVKLPAGDLTVYAAQQLFSSLDYKVFEMANNNLQIPGISYMSYTPDVHVGVGTCIGTTAVWDAQSGYVSPSIVGSDIGCGMRVHMTNLHKDELKDIKLRRKLVKAIEKVLPMEANQRGHYSDIRLEHIVRKGLHGLPKKYIPDSYTPKKSTSITHVESSKFSYDEDVLNHIPDMTWHRSHRQLGTLGGGNHFAEIQAIEIAEENRGIAEAWGLYDGQIVVMIHSGSRSWGGYVSQTSSSAIAKVMQRLNLGTSDPRLVFAPLEHAEGRHYVNMMYSALNYAVVNRHLIAYAIREAFRDVFGPKCEFRTLYDLMHNYAWEESHADQDSVFVHRKGATRALPAGHPDNPKPYLATGHPALIPGSMGTASYIMVGQPQGADNYYSICHGAGRIRSRTATKRLVTVEDFAKALGVGTEDEIVVNQRSLESIIDESPQAYKNVDEIIDSVTGAGLAQVVAKCKPLAAVKGAK; encoded by the coding sequence ATGAATACAGACTTTAATTTATTTAATGATCCAAATGAAAACGCAGGTGGCTATCGCCATGAAGTGAAATTGCCCGCGGGCGACCTAACCGTATATGCAGCACAACAACTCTTTTCCTCGCTCGATTACAAGGTATTCGAGATGGCGAACAATAATCTGCAGATTCCGGGAATCTCTTATATGAGTTACACACCTGACGTGCATGTCGGTGTAGGTACATGCATTGGAACAACAGCCGTCTGGGATGCGCAGAGCGGATACGTTTCTCCCTCCATCGTTGGCAGTGACATTGGCTGTGGCATGCGAGTGCACATGACGAACTTGCACAAGGACGAATTGAAAGACATCAAGCTTCGCCGTAAACTTGTCAAAGCCATAGAGAAAGTATTGCCAATGGAGGCGAACCAGCGAGGTCATTACTCGGATATAAGACTGGAGCACATTGTTCGTAAAGGGCTGCATGGTTTACCCAAAAAATATATCCCTGACAGCTATACACCGAAAAAATCAACCTCGATAACTCATGTGGAAAGCAGCAAATTCAGTTACGATGAGGATGTGTTAAATCACATTCCTGATATGACGTGGCATCGTTCGCATCGTCAGCTCGGTACACTGGGCGGAGGGAACCATTTTGCCGAGATTCAGGCGATTGAGATCGCCGAAGAGAATCGTGGAATCGCCGAAGCTTGGGGATTGTACGATGGACAGATCGTGGTCATGATTCATTCCGGCTCTCGTTCATGGGGCGGATATGTCAGTCAGACGAGTTCTTCAGCGATTGCGAAAGTCATGCAGCGTCTTAACTTGGGCACATCTGATCCAAGACTGGTATTTGCGCCGCTGGAGCATGCAGAAGGTCGTCATTATGTGAACATGATGTATTCTGCATTGAATTACGCTGTTGTCAATCGTCACCTGATTGCGTATGCTATTCGCGAAGCATTCCGGGATGTGTTTGGCCCCAAATGTGAATTTCGTACGTTATACGACCTGATGCACAACTACGCCTGGGAGGAATCCCATGCAGACCAAGACTCCGTTTTTGTACATCGAAAAGGAGCGACACGTGCGTTGCCCGCGGGTCACCCGGACAATCCCAAGCCTTATCTGGCAACTGGACATCCGGCGCTTATTCCCGGTTCGATGGGAACTGCTTCATATATCATGGTCGGTCAGCCACAGGGCGCTGATAATTATTATTCCATATGTCACGGCGCGGGTCGCATACGTTCACGAACAGCAACGAAACGATTGGTTACTGTAGAGGATTTTGCTAAGGCACTTGGCGTCGGCACAGAAGATGAGATCGTGGTAAACCAGCGCTCACTTGAATCCATTATTGATGAATCACCACAAGCTTATAAAAATGTAGACGAAATCATAGACAGTGTAACCGGCGCAGGCCTGGCTCAAGTTGTAGCCAAATGCAAACCGCTTGCCGCGGTAAAGGGAGCGAAATAA
- a CDS encoding TerC family protein — MEVSLLLEYGWVLAVLVVLEGLLAADNALVLAIMVKHLPEEKRKKALFYGLMGAFVFRLGSLFLISFLVDVWQVQAIGALYLLYISINHIVKKILGNRNKTDEAADSTPKKQKKQSGFWMTVFKVEVADIAFAVDSILAAVALAVALPPSGLPAIGGLDGGQFIVIFLGGFIGLVIMRFAASYFVKLLHSRPGLEVAAFVIVGWVGVKLAVITLAHPSLGVLDEHFPENKIWKFGFYIVLITIAVCGWFLSSKVPEKEDENPVDELEKQAGL; from the coding sequence TTGGAAGTTTCATTATTATTGGAATATGGGTGGGTGTTGGCTGTCTTAGTAGTTCTAGAAGGATTACTTGCAGCAGATAATGCATTGGTACTCGCAATTATGGTTAAACATCTACCTGAAGAGAAGCGCAAAAAAGCGTTGTTCTATGGTCTGATGGGCGCATTTGTTTTCCGTTTAGGTTCATTGTTCCTGATCTCTTTCCTCGTCGATGTTTGGCAAGTACAAGCGATCGGTGCCCTGTATCTTCTATACATTTCGATTAACCATATTGTTAAAAAGATACTGGGTAATCGCAATAAAACAGATGAAGCTGCTGATTCGACGCCAAAGAAACAGAAAAAACAATCTGGTTTCTGGATGACCGTATTCAAAGTCGAAGTAGCCGATATCGCATTTGCAGTCGATTCCATTCTGGCTGCAGTTGCCTTGGCTGTAGCGTTGCCACCAAGTGGATTGCCTGCAATCGGGGGACTTGACGGAGGACAGTTTATCGTTATTTTCCTCGGTGGATTCATCGGGCTTGTAATTATGCGTTTTGCAGCCTCATATTTTGTGAAGTTGCTTCATTCCCGCCCAGGGCTTGAAGTTGCGGCTTTTGTGATCGTAGGTTGGGTAGGGGTTAAACTGGCAGTTATTACACTTGCACACCCTTCATTGGGGGTTCTGGATGAGCATTTCCCGGAAAATAAAATTTGGAAATTCGGATTCTATATTGTACTGATCACCATTGCGGTATGTGGTTGGTTCCTGTCTTCCAAAGTTCCTGAAAAAGAAGACGAAAATCCGGTTGATGAGTTGGAAAAACAAGCAGGTCTGTAA
- a CDS encoding DUF3817 domain-containing protein, with amino-acid sequence MLHSMLGRFRLMLWLQGISYVLLLFVAFPLRDAGVMPQAVTWFGNLYGFLFLMYLLFMVSMYTSQKWRLRRPIALFFISFIPLGNMIYDVVVFRKLYRQRNKA; translated from the coding sequence ATGTTACATTCTATGCTGGGACGCTTCCGGCTGATGTTGTGGTTGCAGGGAATTTCGTATGTATTGTTACTGTTTGTTGCTTTTCCGTTGAGAGATGCCGGAGTTATGCCGCAGGCTGTCACTTGGTTTGGAAATTTGTACGGTTTTTTATTTTTAATGTACTTGTTATTTATGGTGAGCATGTACACCTCACAGAAGTGGCGTCTGCGTCGTCCAATTGCCCTCTTCTTCATTTCTTTCATTCCACTGGGGAATATGATTTACGATGTTGTCGTATTCCGTAAGCTGTACCGTCAACGAAATAAAGCTTGA
- a CDS encoding glycosyltransferase family 4 protein, translating to MKIAMVAPEKLPLPGNGSVEICILGIARELAHRHQVTIITRQMEGLAATEQIDGITIQRVPASSPVRYTKAVIRQLSKQPYDVIQVDNRPRSMANIKQAFPRTPVVLYLHSLTFAQPGTSRLKLMRKADWIAVNSQSLRQRLGRRFPLVKRRMSVVPLGADLSRFRPAESSEEQIQLRTQFGVTKPFSILYVGRLIPGKGVDVLIRATALLQRQMPVQLVVAGKGPPHYMRKLRELAHKQKVHVSFRGQINHEHIDQLYRAVDCLVCPSQEHEAFGLVNVEAMASGLPVIASDNGGIREIIESGINGYLVSDYKRPQRFTSCLYKLASNPTFAEMLGKAGRDSAKAHFSWARTAMHLEATYTRLIRQ from the coding sequence ATGAAAATTGCTATGGTTGCACCCGAGAAATTACCTTTGCCCGGTAATGGTTCCGTGGAAATCTGTATATTAGGGATTGCCCGCGAACTTGCACACCGCCATCAGGTGACTATCATAACTCGTCAAATGGAAGGTCTCGCTGCCACAGAACAGATCGATGGCATCACCATTCAACGTGTCCCTGCATCGAGTCCTGTCAGATACACCAAAGCCGTCATACGCCAGTTATCCAAACAACCCTACGATGTAATTCAAGTGGACAACAGGCCACGAAGTATGGCGAACATCAAACAAGCTTTTCCACGCACTCCCGTTGTACTCTATCTTCACTCGTTAACCTTTGCTCAGCCCGGAACTTCCAGACTCAAATTAATGAGAAAAGCGGATTGGATTGCCGTTAACAGCCAATCCCTGCGACAAAGGCTAGGCCGCAGATTTCCGTTGGTAAAACGCCGGATGAGTGTGGTTCCATTGGGTGCGGATCTAAGCCGCTTCAGGCCTGCTGAATCCAGCGAAGAACAGATTCAACTGCGTACACAATTTGGAGTGACTAAACCATTCTCTATTTTGTATGTCGGCAGGCTCATCCCTGGAAAAGGCGTAGACGTATTAATTCGTGCGACTGCCCTCCTTCAGCGACAGATGCCTGTCCAACTGGTCGTTGCAGGCAAAGGCCCTCCGCATTACATGCGTAAACTTCGCGAACTTGCCCATAAACAAAAAGTGCATGTATCCTTTCGTGGTCAGATAAACCATGAGCATATCGATCAGTTGTATCGGGCCGTCGATTGTCTGGTGTGTCCCTCCCAAGAACATGAAGCTTTTGGTCTGGTCAATGTTGAGGCCATGGCTTCAGGATTACCTGTCATCGCTTCTGATAACGGAGGCATTCGTGAGATTATTGAATCAGGTATTAATGGATACCTTGTGAGTGATTATAAACGTCCCCAACGTTTCACCTCCTGCCTGTACAAACTTGCAAGCAACCCCACGTTTGCCGAGATGTTAGGGAAGGCTGGCCGAGACAGCGCAAAGGCACATTTCAGTTGGGCCAGAACAGCCATGCATCTGGAAGCCACCTATACCAGGCTCATCCGTCAATGA
- a CDS encoding HIRAN domain-containing protein, whose product MSTKLFAAMYGMDHYHGVQVLHVGDTVYLVKDPDNRLDQQAIKVVIPPIGAVGYIVNDPLVVPHGCWTGKAFYDVFHQLTCAKVRFMMRDMVIMELIEMSHIPVPQMDSLIAGWQFREKA is encoded by the coding sequence ATGAGCACTAAATTATTCGCAGCTATGTATGGGATGGACCACTATCATGGAGTACAGGTTTTACATGTGGGGGATACCGTGTATCTCGTCAAAGATCCAGACAATCGATTGGATCAACAAGCAATTAAGGTCGTTATTCCACCGATTGGAGCGGTAGGCTATATCGTTAATGATCCGCTTGTCGTACCTCATGGATGTTGGACCGGGAAGGCATTCTACGATGTATTTCATCAACTAACGTGTGCCAAAGTACGATTCATGATGAGAGATATGGTTATTATGGAGTTAATTGAGATGAGTCACATTCCTGTTCCACAGATGGATTCTTTGATTGCGGGATGGCAATTTCGTGAAAAAGCTTGA
- a CDS encoding WYL domain-containing protein, which produces MTEKLIRLLRILQAIQANPGISAKELALKCGTTVRTIYRDLRILDRVAPIMNEGYGKGYRFIGEFAMYPLDFTEQEAMVFSMLPSVVDTSKLPAEFDSAFDKVMSAHTKLKSRNSDIVENIAGIIRMGTPAYREEGKDPNLLIPIIEAILSQQTIRTQYHTLTRNEITVRDIDPYYLIPRDQRFYLIGYCHLLQKVRLFRISRFLDVTRTNAGFDKGDFNITQYMKNTWSIDRGDEHIHFKVRFSEKIAPYIKEEEMFVRPRMTNMSDGGLLFEVTLNSSREFLKWLYQFGPEAEVLEPREFRREIRRQLVEWLEHYETDVSL; this is translated from the coding sequence ATGACAGAGAAATTAATTCGTCTGCTGCGTATACTTCAGGCTATACAAGCAAATCCTGGAATTTCGGCCAAAGAGTTGGCGCTAAAATGCGGTACGACTGTACGCACGATATATCGTGATCTCCGGATTTTGGACAGGGTTGCCCCGATTATGAACGAAGGATATGGAAAAGGTTACCGATTTATTGGTGAGTTTGCCATGTATCCATTAGATTTTACTGAACAGGAGGCAATGGTCTTCTCCATGCTTCCGTCCGTAGTTGATACCTCCAAGTTACCTGCTGAGTTCGATTCGGCTTTTGACAAGGTCATGTCGGCTCATACCAAATTAAAATCAAGAAACAGTGACATTGTAGAGAATATTGCGGGAATTATTCGTATGGGCACGCCAGCTTATCGTGAGGAAGGAAAAGATCCTAATCTGCTGATTCCCATCATCGAAGCTATTCTAAGCCAGCAAACCATTCGTACTCAATATCATACGCTGACAAGAAATGAGATTACAGTTCGCGATATCGATCCTTATTATCTCATTCCGCGTGATCAACGTTTTTATCTGATCGGCTACTGTCATTTGCTGCAAAAAGTTCGATTGTTCCGAATTAGCCGTTTTTTGGATGTAACACGAACCAATGCCGGTTTCGACAAGGGTGACTTCAACATAACACAGTATATGAAGAACACATGGTCTATTGACCGTGGAGACGAGCATATCCATTTCAAGGTAAGATTCTCTGAGAAAATAGCCCCCTACATAAAAGAAGAAGAGATGTTTGTTCGCCCGCGAATGACGAATATGTCGGATGGGGGATTGTTATTTGAAGTGACACTGAATAGCAGCCGAGAATTTTTGAAATGGTTGTATCAATTTGGACCCGAGGCAGAGGTACTTGAACCACGGGAGTTTCGTAGAGAGATACGCAGGCAACTTGTCGAGTGGTTGGAACATTATGAGACTGATGTATCTTTGTGA
- a CDS encoding 50S ribosomal protein L25 gives MKSNGKMAQLTATPRTEKKGAALRLLRQGGRVPAVVYGPGLEGASIHVDEKEMLKVARTGRSEMFNLNVEGGKTIPVLIKDQQERNGRLLHVDFLQISKNKPISVSVSIDFQGTAAGSKAGGVFQTQETQLEVEGLPADLPTSIEVDVSGLDIGDRLTAADVKLDKGLTLVTSPESIIASVMPPQAAEEEPTASADEAAEPAAEEKAEEE, from the coding sequence ATGAAATCCAACGGAAAAATGGCTCAACTTACAGCAACGCCAAGAACGGAAAAGAAAGGTGCAGCACTGCGCTTGTTAAGACAAGGCGGACGAGTTCCTGCAGTCGTTTACGGCCCGGGACTTGAAGGTGCTTCAATACATGTAGATGAAAAAGAGATGCTGAAAGTGGCACGCACAGGCCGCTCCGAAATGTTCAACCTGAATGTTGAGGGTGGTAAAACGATTCCTGTACTGATCAAGGATCAGCAAGAGCGTAATGGACGTTTGCTGCATGTAGACTTTTTGCAGATTTCCAAGAACAAGCCAATCAGCGTAAGTGTATCGATCGACTTCCAGGGTACAGCAGCCGGTTCAAAAGCGGGTGGTGTATTCCAGACACAGGAGACACAGCTGGAGGTAGAAGGATTGCCTGCGGATCTGCCAACGTCCATTGAAGTTGATGTTAGCGGATTGGATATTGGTGATCGCTTGACTGCAGCGGACGTCAAACTGGATAAAGGTTTGACACTCGTAACATCTCCTGAATCAATCATCGCGTCCGTCATGCCGCCACAAGCGGCTGAGGAAGAGCCAACAGCTTCTGCTGATGAAGCCGCTGAACCAGCAGCTGAAGAAAAAGCTGAAGAAGAATAA